The following proteins come from a genomic window of Burkholderia stabilis:
- a CDS encoding SGNH/GDSL hydrolase family protein: protein MHHSRLESARRLAATATLGAALAFTASLAPAAAAPLPTPTGDMTLSPSGPLAAPASAPPGASPRATSRAATRAASRGSDTYTYLRCWYRISDDPRKPEATYEWARDPAGGDWYRVPGYWWADGVTQWKNMFYSTTAQDTLADVCRRTLDARGIRAPLTQAVAANNALSFNYTVWTIDSAQQDARVNKLIVFGDSLSDTQNMFNASQWKLPNGTSWHAGRFSNGPVWAEYVANTLRLPLYNWAIGGAATDQYLVVPGLVQQIDSWREYMGRAPDYRPANTLFAVFAGGNDLVNYGRTPEQAANAVRDGLERLAAAGATRILLVTLPDVSRAPVFATRTDTASVAAQVTDYNRRLVDAAAAVRARYGATLRLEVFDARAVRRPAEPPRAIRFRRCEAVVSRHPEAVVAHLPHRADAARGLPRPGALRVLGHAAPDDAHTRVARRADHAVRARAVAGLTGRRMRPR, encoded by the coding sequence ATGCATCATTCCCGTCTTGAATCCGCGCGCCGTCTGGCCGCCACCGCCACGCTCGGCGCTGCGCTGGCGTTCACCGCCTCGCTCGCACCGGCCGCCGCGGCGCCGCTGCCGACCCCGACCGGCGACATGACGCTGTCGCCGTCCGGCCCGCTCGCGGCGCCGGCATCCGCACCGCCCGGCGCATCGCCGCGCGCCACGTCGCGCGCAGCGACACGCGCCGCTTCGCGCGGCAGCGACACCTACACCTACCTGCGCTGCTGGTACCGGATCAGCGACGATCCGCGCAAGCCCGAGGCGACCTACGAGTGGGCGCGCGATCCCGCGGGCGGCGACTGGTATCGCGTGCCCGGCTACTGGTGGGCGGACGGCGTCACGCAGTGGAAGAACATGTTCTACAGCACGACGGCGCAGGACACGCTCGCCGACGTCTGCCGCCGGACGCTCGATGCGCGCGGCATCCGCGCACCGCTGACGCAGGCGGTCGCGGCGAACAACGCGCTGTCGTTCAACTACACGGTCTGGACGATCGATTCCGCGCAGCAGGACGCGCGCGTCAACAAGCTGATCGTGTTCGGCGACAGCCTGTCCGACACCCAGAACATGTTCAACGCGAGCCAGTGGAAGCTGCCGAACGGCACGAGCTGGCACGCCGGACGCTTCAGCAACGGGCCGGTATGGGCCGAATACGTCGCGAACACGCTGCGGCTGCCGCTCTACAACTGGGCGATCGGCGGTGCGGCGACCGACCAGTACCTCGTTGTGCCAGGCCTCGTGCAGCAGATCGATTCGTGGCGCGAGTACATGGGTCGCGCGCCGGACTACCGGCCCGCCAATACGCTGTTCGCGGTGTTCGCGGGCGGCAACGATCTCGTGAACTACGGCCGCACGCCCGAGCAGGCGGCGAACGCGGTGCGGGACGGTCTCGAGCGGCTCGCCGCGGCCGGCGCGACGCGCATCCTGCTCGTCACGCTGCCCGACGTGTCGCGCGCGCCGGTGTTCGCGACACGCACCGACACCGCCAGCGTCGCCGCGCAGGTCACGGACTACAACCGGCGGCTCGTCGACGCGGCCGCCGCCGTGCGCGCCCGCTACGGCGCGACGCTGCGGCTCGAGGTGTTCGACGCACGCGCCGTTCGCCGACCTGCTGAGCCACCCCGCGCAATACGGTTTCGACGATGCGAAGCGGTCGTGTCTCGACATCCCGAAGCCGTCGTCGCTCACCTACCTCACCGCGCAGACGCCGCGCGCGGACTGCCGCGACCCGGCGCGCTTCGTGTTCTGGGACACGCTGCACCCGACGACGCGCACACACGCGTGGCTCGCCGAGCGGATCACGCCGTTCGTGCGCGCGCGGTTGCTGGATTGACGGGGAGACGCATGCGGCCCCGGTGA
- a CDS encoding flagella synthesis protein FlgN: MREELLATVNDEHATVEAFASLLVYEEKALTTPEPLEMLPGIVEKKTALIDRLAQLERTRDTQLSALGFAPGKKGMDQAAERDARLAGRWQLLQQAAERARQANANNGMLIRIRMDYNERALAVLRSAPAPAGVYGPDGRVSALMR; this comes from the coding sequence ATGAGAGAAGAGCTGCTGGCCACGGTCAACGACGAACACGCGACGGTCGAGGCGTTCGCGTCCCTGCTCGTCTACGAGGAAAAGGCGCTGACCACGCCCGAGCCGCTCGAGATGCTGCCCGGGATCGTCGAGAAGAAAACCGCACTGATCGACCGGCTCGCGCAGCTCGAACGCACGCGTGACACGCAGCTTTCCGCACTCGGCTTCGCGCCGGGCAAGAAGGGCATGGACCAGGCCGCCGAGCGCGATGCACGCCTCGCCGGCCGCTGGCAATTGCTGCAGCAGGCCGCCGAACGCGCGCGCCAGGCCAACGCGAACAACGGGATGCTGATCCGGATCCGGATGGACTACAACGAGCGCGCGCTCGCGGTACTGCGCTCGGCGCCCGCGCCGGCTGGCGTCTACGGCCCCGACGGGCGCGTCTCGGCGCTGATGCGCTGA
- a CDS encoding lytic transglycosylase domain-containing protein: protein MSNSLFRVYRAVALTLSAAALVAGTAACAAPGDDTVAGDDQIFVQLREAARRNDAAKAAQLASMIPNYPVPSYVEYFQIKPQLFDSTGRARVDAPDAPVQSFLQRYDGQAIADRLRNDYLLVLGARHDWRSFDDQYKRFVLDDDTQVKCYALESRAARGENVAEAARALLVEPKNYGDACVDLITALTVNQQFTSDDVWQQARLAYEQNYTTLGGKIVDALGPRPVGFDQATSAPPLYLARGVGADATSHQLALIALGRMARNDPDAAAGMLTSVAGSLTKQEQAIAWGAIGYQGAIKRSALASVWYAKSANAPLSNPGYEWRTRAALLAGNWPMVRWSIEQMPPSLRSDQAWIYWHARALKQSGDTLQANQEFEQVAGQFNFYGQLAGEELGQRTTIPPRTKVSDAEIDAMGKIPGFALAQRFYALNLRLEGNREWNWPLRGMTDRQLLAAAEYGKRVELLDRTVNTADRTKAEHDFTLRYPSPYRNIVERYAQSTGLDIEWAYGLIRQESRFIISARSSVGAGGLMQLMPATAQMVAKKLGMGTISRAQMHDIDTNIQLGTWYLADIYNNFDSSPVLATAGYNAGPGRPRQWRQVLTQPIEGAIFAETIPFNETRDYVKNVLSNTVYYAALFEGKPQSLKKRLGMISP, encoded by the coding sequence ATGTCGAACAGCCTTTTCCGAGTATATCGCGCGGTCGCGCTGACGCTTTCCGCCGCCGCGCTCGTCGCGGGCACGGCCGCTTGCGCGGCACCGGGCGACGACACGGTCGCCGGGGATGACCAGATCTTCGTGCAGCTTCGTGAAGCCGCGCGTCGCAACGACGCCGCGAAAGCCGCGCAGCTCGCGTCGATGATCCCGAACTATCCGGTACCGTCCTACGTCGAGTATTTCCAGATCAAGCCGCAGTTGTTCGATTCGACGGGCCGCGCGCGCGTCGATGCGCCGGACGCGCCCGTGCAGTCGTTCCTGCAGCGCTACGACGGCCAGGCGATCGCCGACCGCCTGCGCAACGATTACCTGCTCGTGCTCGGCGCGCGTCACGACTGGCGCAGCTTCGACGATCAATACAAGCGCTTCGTGCTCGACGACGACACGCAGGTCAAGTGCTATGCGCTCGAATCGCGCGCGGCGCGCGGCGAGAACGTCGCCGAAGCGGCGCGCGCGCTGCTCGTCGAGCCGAAGAACTACGGCGACGCATGCGTCGACCTGATCACCGCGCTCACGGTCAACCAGCAGTTCACGAGCGACGACGTGTGGCAGCAGGCGCGCCTCGCGTACGAGCAGAACTACACGACGCTCGGCGGCAAGATCGTCGACGCGCTCGGCCCGCGCCCGGTCGGCTTCGACCAAGCGACGAGCGCGCCGCCGCTGTACCTCGCGCGCGGCGTCGGCGCCGACGCGACGTCGCACCAGCTCGCGCTGATCGCGCTCGGCCGCATGGCGCGCAACGATCCGGACGCGGCCGCCGGGATGCTGACGTCGGTCGCCGGCTCGCTCACGAAGCAGGAGCAGGCGATCGCGTGGGGCGCGATCGGCTACCAGGGTGCGATCAAGCGCTCGGCGCTCGCGTCGGTCTGGTACGCGAAATCCGCGAATGCGCCGCTGTCGAACCCGGGCTACGAATGGCGCACGCGCGCCGCGCTGCTCGCCGGCAACTGGCCGATGGTGCGCTGGTCGATCGAGCAGATGCCGCCGTCGCTGCGCAGCGATCAGGCATGGATCTACTGGCATGCGCGCGCGCTCAAGCAGAGCGGCGACACGCTGCAGGCGAACCAGGAATTCGAGCAGGTCGCGGGCCAGTTCAACTTCTACGGGCAGCTCGCCGGCGAAGAGCTCGGCCAGCGCACGACGATCCCGCCGCGCACGAAGGTGAGCGACGCCGAGATCGACGCGATGGGCAAGATTCCGGGCTTCGCGCTCGCGCAGCGCTTCTATGCGCTGAACCTGCGCCTCGAAGGCAACCGCGAATGGAACTGGCCGCTGCGCGGCATGACCGATCGCCAGCTGCTCGCGGCCGCCGAGTACGGCAAGCGCGTCGAGCTGCTCGACCGCACGGTCAACACGGCCGACCGCACGAAGGCCGAGCACGATTTCACGCTGCGTTACCCGTCGCCGTATCGCAATATCGTCGAGCGCTACGCGCAATCGACGGGCCTCGACATCGAATGGGCGTACGGCCTGATCCGCCAGGAATCGCGCTTCATCATCAGCGCGCGTTCGTCGGTGGGCGCGGGCGGCCTGATGCAGCTGATGCCGGCGACGGCCCAGATGGTCGCGAAGAAGCTCGGCATGGGCACGATCTCGCGCGCGCAGATGCACGACATCGATACCAACATCCAGCTCGGCACCTGGTATCTGGCGGACATCTACAACAACTTCGACAGCTCGCCCGTGCTGGCCACCGCCGGCTACAACGCGGGCCCGGGCCGGCCGCGCCAGTGGCGCCAGGTGTTGACTCAGCCGATCGAAGGCGCGATCTTCGCGGAGACGATTCCGTTCAACGAGACGCGCGACTACGTGAAGAACGTGCTGTCGAACACCGTCTACTACGCGGCGCTCTTCGAGGGCAAACCGCAGTCGTTGAAGAAACGTCTAGGCATGATCTCGCCCTGA
- a CDS encoding multifunctional CCA addition/repair protein has product MNIYAVGGAIRDELLGVPVQDRDYVVVGATPEQMAAQGFRPVGKDFPVFLHPDTQEEYALARTERKTAAGYHGFQFHYAPDVTLDEDLARRDLTINAMAREVSPEGALVGPVIDPFDGQADLRARVFRHVSDAFVEDPVRILRIARFAARFADFTVADETLALMRRMVDAGEVDALVPERVWQEIARGLMEAKPSRMFAVLRECGALARILPEVDALWGVPQRADYHPEVDTGVHVMMVVDYAAKQGYSLPVRFAALTHDLGKATTPADVLPRHVGHEGRSVDLLKPLCERLRVPNECRDLALVVAREHGNLHRVMEMGAAALVRLFERSDALRKPARFAEMLQACESDARGRLGLDAQPYPQAERLRVALAAARSVDAGAIARGIGNEAEKIKDAVHRARIQAVAQALEIGE; this is encoded by the coding sequence ATGAACATCTACGCAGTGGGCGGTGCGATCCGCGACGAATTGCTCGGCGTGCCCGTGCAGGACCGCGACTACGTGGTGGTGGGCGCGACGCCCGAGCAGATGGCCGCGCAGGGCTTCCGGCCGGTCGGCAAGGATTTTCCGGTGTTCCTGCATCCGGACACGCAGGAGGAATACGCGCTGGCGCGCACCGAGCGCAAGACGGCGGCCGGCTATCACGGCTTCCAGTTCCATTACGCGCCGGACGTGACGCTCGACGAGGATCTCGCGCGGCGCGACCTGACGATCAACGCGATGGCGCGCGAGGTGAGCCCGGAGGGCGCGTTGGTCGGGCCGGTGATCGATCCGTTCGACGGGCAGGCCGACTTGCGTGCGCGGGTGTTCCGCCATGTGAGCGACGCGTTCGTCGAGGATCCGGTGCGCATCCTGCGCATCGCGCGCTTCGCCGCGCGGTTCGCGGATTTCACGGTCGCGGACGAAACGCTCGCGCTGATGCGGCGCATGGTCGACGCAGGCGAGGTCGACGCGCTCGTGCCCGAGCGCGTGTGGCAGGAAATCGCGCGCGGGCTGATGGAGGCGAAGCCGTCGCGGATGTTCGCGGTGCTGCGCGAGTGCGGCGCGCTCGCGCGCATCCTGCCCGAGGTCGATGCGCTGTGGGGCGTGCCGCAGCGCGCCGACTACCACCCGGAAGTCGACACGGGCGTGCACGTGATGATGGTCGTCGACTATGCGGCGAAGCAGGGTTATTCGCTGCCGGTGCGCTTCGCCGCGCTCACGCACGATCTCGGCAAGGCGACGACGCCCGCGGACGTGCTGCCGCGCCACGTCGGCCACGAAGGCCGCAGCGTCGATCTGCTCAAGCCGTTGTGCGAGCGGCTGCGCGTGCCGAACGAATGCCGCGATCTCGCGCTCGTGGTCGCGCGCGAGCACGGCAACCTGCATCGCGTGATGGAGATGGGCGCGGCCGCGCTGGTGCGGCTCTTCGAGCGCAGCGATGCGCTGCGCAAGCCGGCGCGTTTCGCGGAGATGCTGCAGGCGTGCGAATCGGATGCGCGCGGGCGGCTCGGGCTCGATGCGCAACCGTATCCGCAGGCGGAGCGGCTGCGTGTGGCGCTCGCGGCCGCGCGCAGCGTCGATGCCGGCGCAATTGCGCGCGGGATCGGCAACGAGGCGGAGAAGATCAAGGATGCCGTGCATCGCGCACGGATCCAGGCGGTCGCGCAGGCGCTCGAGATCGGCGAATAA
- a CDS encoding helix-turn-helix domain-containing protein, whose product MDSDIMRIGQRIRRLRREAKKTLLEVATEAKLSVGFLSQVERHLTGISLSSLVNVAKALDVPLSALIDQPRQAQPDSHEGSRKPYAVDSASQWYERLSTTFDGSLINAVKVQMMEGYRSEWVSHGGDEFVFVLTGRICYTVGKKDYPLSAGDSLHFDARKRHRVANVGDGPAELIVVGTLPLFDDDSCAEFVSATMEIRQPAPGEPRVSRREPAPRHDRDADAARPAGATGKKASAGKRPAAATPARKAGTRKKP is encoded by the coding sequence ATGGATTCAGACATCATGCGTATCGGCCAGCGCATTCGCCGCCTGCGCCGGGAAGCGAAGAAGACGCTGCTGGAGGTCGCGACCGAAGCGAAACTGTCGGTCGGGTTCCTGTCCCAGGTCGAGCGCCATCTCACGGGCATCTCCCTGTCGTCGCTCGTCAACGTCGCGAAAGCGCTGGACGTACCGCTCAGTGCGCTGATCGACCAGCCGCGCCAGGCACAACCCGATTCGCACGAGGGCAGCCGCAAGCCGTACGCGGTCGACAGCGCGTCGCAGTGGTACGAACGGCTCTCCACCACGTTCGACGGCAGCCTGATCAACGCGGTCAAGGTGCAGATGATGGAAGGCTACCGTTCGGAATGGGTGTCGCACGGCGGCGACGAATTCGTCTTCGTGCTGACCGGCCGAATCTGCTACACCGTGGGCAAGAAGGATTACCCGCTGTCGGCCGGCGACTCGCTGCACTTTGACGCGCGCAAGCGGCACCGCGTCGCCAACGTGGGCGACGGGCCCGCCGAGCTGATCGTGGTCGGCACGCTGCCGCTGTTCGACGACGACAGTTGCGCCGAATTCGTATCGGCCACGATGGAAATCAGGCAGCCTGCGCCGGGCGAGCCGCGCGTGAGCCGCCGCGAGCCGGCGCCGAGACACGACCGCGACGCCGACGCCGCGCGGCCGGCCGGCGCCACGGGAAAGAAGGCATCCGCCGGCAAACGCCCGGCTGCGGCCACCCCGGCCCGCAAGGCGGGCACGCGCAAGAAGCCGTAA
- a CDS encoding M24 family metallopeptidase, with translation MIDRLKYSFSGLPSYDASVVDTQAGLSRLLDAARLDAVVVTSQDEYVTEYLPLGNNPRYALSGFDGSAGCGIFLSAASAQALGMPPFVLFVDGRYHLQAEQQCDPARVRIEKPGMNVTIWQAMADWLVAHASRLARVGYDGRRISVGQRDRLLAQTQAASFDWTSLADREIDRAIALPGWAVERPIFELPESMTGVTVAHNLDTLNRTLAAHTGAAHGRTAFFTCASDDLAYLLNSRGYHIPNASSHLGFLFVVGDEVALFLPEGCDRCEVALESYPALQVIRRDVAALERFLAQFAVDHVCYGFESVNCALVDTVSRVWPHARHADFNPVEAMRAGKTPAVLDRFRDAFARSSAAIAETMRWAKTGEPGQRHTEYDLARKINDAYGAREALALTFPSIAANGANSAFAHYTAASAGVELTEGELVLLDSGAYYDAGFATDCTRVVLRRTRADTVAQPWQREIYTVALKACIKGLVARFPSTATGGDVDALVRQVCRDHGHDFGHGTGHGVGIHVHEGGVRFAPGAKYGLVPNAVISVEPGIYLPGKGGVRIENIVIVQPDDAQPGTVTFENIVTVGYDWDLIDLDLLDDGERAYLRDYERLCVARGTQVTACPLL, from the coding sequence ATGATCGATCGACTGAAATACAGCTTCTCCGGCCTTCCCTCCTACGACGCGTCCGTCGTCGACACGCAGGCCGGCCTGTCGCGCCTGCTCGATGCCGCGCGGCTCGACGCGGTGGTGGTCACGTCGCAGGACGAATATGTCACCGAGTACCTGCCGCTCGGCAACAATCCGCGCTACGCGTTGTCGGGCTTCGACGGTTCGGCCGGCTGCGGGATCTTCCTGAGCGCGGCGTCCGCGCAGGCGCTCGGCATGCCGCCGTTCGTGCTGTTCGTCGACGGCCGTTATCACCTGCAGGCCGAGCAGCAGTGCGATCCGGCGCGCGTGCGCATCGAGAAGCCCGGGATGAACGTGACGATCTGGCAGGCGATGGCCGACTGGCTGGTCGCGCACGCGAGCCGGCTCGCGCGGGTCGGCTACGACGGGCGGCGGATCAGCGTCGGGCAACGCGACCGTCTGCTCGCGCAGACGCAGGCCGCGTCGTTCGACTGGACGAGCCTCGCCGATCGCGAGATCGACCGCGCGATCGCGCTGCCGGGCTGGGCCGTCGAGCGCCCGATCTTCGAGCTGCCGGAATCGATGACCGGCGTCACCGTCGCGCACAACCTCGACACGCTGAACCGCACGCTCGCCGCGCACACCGGCGCGGCCCACGGCAGGACCGCATTCTTCACCTGCGCGTCGGACGATCTCGCTTATCTGCTGAACAGCCGCGGCTATCACATCCCGAATGCGTCGTCGCACCTCGGCTTCCTGTTCGTGGTCGGCGACGAGGTCGCGCTGTTCCTGCCGGAAGGCTGCGACCGCTGCGAGGTCGCGCTCGAATCGTACCCGGCGCTGCAGGTGATCCGGCGCGATGTCGCGGCGCTCGAGCGCTTTCTCGCGCAGTTCGCGGTCGATCACGTGTGTTACGGCTTCGAATCGGTGAACTGCGCGCTCGTCGACACGGTCAGCCGCGTGTGGCCGCATGCGCGGCATGCCGATTTCAACCCGGTCGAAGCGATGCGGGCCGGCAAGACGCCGGCGGTGCTCGACCGGTTTCGCGACGCGTTCGCGCGCAGCTCGGCGGCGATCGCCGAGACGATGCGCTGGGCGAAGACCGGCGAGCCGGGGCAGCGCCATACCGAATACGACCTGGCCCGCAAGATCAACGATGCATACGGCGCACGCGAGGCGCTCGCGCTGACGTTCCCGTCGATCGCGGCGAACGGCGCCAACAGCGCATTCGCGCATTACACGGCGGCAAGCGCCGGCGTCGAGCTGACGGAAGGCGAACTCGTGCTGCTCGACAGCGGCGCGTATTACGACGCCGGTTTCGCGACGGACTGCACGCGCGTCGTCCTGCGCCGCACGCGTGCGGACACGGTCGCGCAGCCGTGGCAGCGCGAAATCTACACGGTCGCGCTGAAGGCCTGCATCAAGGGGCTCGTCGCGCGCTTCCCGAGCACCGCGACCGGCGGCGACGTCGATGCGCTCGTGCGGCAGGTGTGCCGCGATCATGGTCATGATTTCGGGCACGGCACCGGGCACGGCGTCGGGATTCACGTGCACGAAGGCGGCGTGCGGTTCGCGCCGGGCGCGAAGTACGGGCTGGTGCCGAACGCGGTGATTTCGGTCGAGCCGGGCATCTACCTGCCGGGCAAGGGCGGCGTGCGGATCGAGAACATCGTGATCGTGCAGCCGGACGACGCGCAGCCGGGCACGGTGACGTTCGAGAATATCGTGACGGTCGGCTACGACTGGGACCTGATCGATCTCGACCTGCTGGACGACGGCGAGCGCGCGTACCTGCGCGACTACGAGCGGTTGTGCGTGGCGCGAGGCACGCAGGTGACGGCGTGCCCGTTGCTGTAA
- the flgM gene encoding flagellar biosynthesis anti-sigma factor FlgM — protein MKIDSTPNPSPLAPTGNGATRAQSGTAQSSAQAGDAGSTGGDTTVNLSGLSGQLRSVSASGNADIDTGLVQSIKDALNNGTLTIDANKIADGVLNTARELLQQQRPQGS, from the coding sequence GTGAAGATCGATTCCACTCCGAACCCGAGCCCCCTGGCGCCGACCGGCAACGGCGCGACCCGTGCGCAATCCGGCACGGCCCAGTCGTCCGCGCAGGCAGGCGACGCAGGATCGACCGGCGGCGACACGACCGTGAACCTGTCGGGTCTGTCCGGCCAGTTGCGTTCGGTATCCGCGTCCGGCAACGCCGATATCGATACGGGCCTTGTCCAGTCGATCAAGGACGCGCTGAACAACGGCACGCTGACGATCGATGCGAACAAGATTGCCGACGGCGTATTGAACACCGCCCGCGAACTGCTGCAGCAGCAGCGACCGCAGGGCAGCTGA
- a CDS encoding complex I NDUFA9 subunit family protein, with protein sequence MDRQTVALLGGTGFIGSRLVNALIDAGKQVRIGTRRRDHARHLQMLPVEIVELEALDTRTLARFVAGAHAAINLVGVLHGGRGTPYGPGFERAHVALPAALATACTEVGVQRLLHMSALGADSRGASMYQRSKGDGEAALHAIAATDSLALTIFRPSVVFGPGDAFLNTFANLQRTVPVLPLAMPDARFQPVFVGDVVRAFVNTLDLAAAHGKTYELGGPTVYTLEELVRYCGTLVGRQARIVRLPDALARLQASVFECLPGEPVLTRDNLATMSVPNVLSGPLAPELGISPASLESIAPAYLGNAAQRSRFDWFRSRRR encoded by the coding sequence ATGGATCGCCAGACCGTCGCGCTGCTGGGCGGCACCGGCTTCATCGGCAGCCGGCTCGTCAATGCGCTGATCGACGCCGGCAAGCAGGTACGGATCGGCACGCGGCGGCGCGACCACGCGCGCCACCTGCAGATGCTGCCGGTCGAGATCGTCGAGCTCGAGGCGCTCGACACGCGCACGCTCGCGCGCTTCGTCGCCGGCGCGCACGCGGCGATCAATCTCGTCGGCGTGCTGCACGGCGGCCGCGGCACGCCGTACGGGCCCGGCTTCGAGCGCGCGCACGTCGCGCTGCCGGCCGCGCTCGCGACCGCCTGCACCGAAGTCGGCGTGCAGCGCCTGCTGCACATGAGCGCGCTCGGCGCCGATTCGCGCGGCGCGAGCATGTACCAGCGCTCGAAGGGCGATGGCGAGGCCGCGCTGCATGCGATCGCCGCGACCGATTCGCTCGCGCTGACGATCTTCCGCCCGTCGGTCGTGTTCGGCCCCGGCGACGCGTTCCTCAACACGTTCGCGAACCTGCAGCGCACGGTGCCCGTGCTGCCGCTCGCGATGCCGGACGCGCGCTTCCAGCCCGTGTTCGTCGGCGACGTCGTGCGCGCGTTCGTCAACACGCTCGATCTCGCGGCCGCGCACGGCAAGACCTACGAGCTCGGCGGCCCGACCGTCTACACGCTCGAGGAACTGGTGCGCTACTGCGGCACGCTGGTCGGCCGGCAGGCCCGCATCGTGCGGCTGCCCGACGCGCTCGCGCGGCTGCAGGCGAGCGTGTTCGAATGCCTGCCCGGCGAGCCCGTGCTCACGCGCGACAACCTCGCGACGATGTCGGTGCCGAACGTGCTGTCGGGGCCGCTCGCGCCGGAACTCGGGATTTCGCCTGCGAGTCTCGAAAGCATTGCGCCCGCGTATCTCGGCAACGCCGCGCAGCGGTCCCGGTTCGACTGGTTCCGCTCGCGGCGACGCTAG
- a CDS encoding glutathione S-transferase family protein has protein sequence MKLVIGDKNYSSWSMRPWVLLTHFGIPFDEIAIELRRDDTAARILEYSPSGKVPCLVDDHGVAIWDSLAIAETLAERYPQFPMWPADPLERVHARCVAAEMHSGFAALRTQMGMNVRASMPGRGATPDALADVARIDALWSACLEASGGPFLFGEFGIADAMYAPVVMRFNTYAPGLSPEAAGYAARVTALPAVQRWIDAARRETTVIAEYEPTP, from the coding sequence ATGAAGCTCGTCATTGGAGACAAGAACTACTCGTCGTGGTCGATGCGCCCGTGGGTGCTGCTCACGCATTTCGGCATCCCGTTCGACGAGATCGCGATCGAGTTGCGCCGCGACGACACGGCCGCGCGCATCCTCGAGTATTCGCCGTCCGGCAAGGTGCCGTGCCTGGTCGACGACCACGGCGTCGCGATCTGGGATTCGCTCGCGATCGCCGAGACGCTCGCCGAGCGCTATCCGCAGTTCCCGATGTGGCCGGCCGATCCGCTCGAGCGCGTGCATGCGCGCTGCGTCGCGGCCGAGATGCATTCGGGTTTCGCGGCGCTGCGCACGCAGATGGGCATGAACGTGCGCGCGTCGATGCCGGGGCGCGGTGCGACGCCCGATGCGCTCGCCGACGTCGCGCGCATCGATGCGCTGTGGAGCGCGTGCCTCGAGGCGTCGGGCGGGCCGTTCCTGTTCGGCGAATTCGGGATTGCCGATGCGATGTACGCGCCCGTCGTGATGCGCTTCAACACGTATGCGCCGGGCCTGTCGCCGGAAGCGGCCGGCTACGCGGCGCGCGTGACGGCGCTGCCGGCGGTGCAGCGGTGGATCGACGCCGCACGCCGCGAAACGACCGTGATCGCCGAATACGAGCCGACGCCATGA